From one Desulfobaculum xiamenense genomic stretch:
- a CDS encoding peptidylprolyl isomerase encodes MATCTASHILVDTEAACNDLLKQIAEGAEFADLARKHSKCPSGRRGGDLGSFRPGMMVPEFDKVCFEDAVGEVHGPVRTQFGYHLILIRERN; translated from the coding sequence ATGGCCACCTGCACCGCAAGCCACATCCTCGTCGACACCGAAGCCGCATGTAACGACCTTCTGAAGCAGATCGCCGAGGGCGCCGAATTCGCCGATCTCGCCCGCAAGCATTCCAAGTGCCCCTCCGGCCGTCGCGGTGGCGATCTCGGCTCCTTCCGCCCCGGCATGATGGTCCCCGAGTTCGACAAGGTCTGCTTCGAGGACGCCGTGGGCGAAGTGCACGGCCCCGTGCGCACCCAGTTCGGCTATCACCTGATCCTCATCCGCGAGCGCAACTAG
- a CDS encoding Tim44 domain-containing protein has translation MNNLLKFVLVPLVMIAIVAASADFADAKRLGGGRSFGGSKSYQNSYTKPVSPTRQSATSGTGMVNNQRSRFGGFGGFLGGMLAGSLLGSLFFGHPFAGGGFMDLIILGGLAFLLFKLFRRRSASSPQYATQGAGMSYGGAGPDPGTTSYRTGGQDQAASGWSTLGGGASAAQEPSVPVPPGFDEKEFLEGAKVAFSRLQGSWDARDLEDIAQFVSPAVLAEIREQAAQDPTPSRTEILMLNARLLEVRQEGQRTVATVFFDVFLRESPAAGSEQVREVWHFLREEGVAGDMWRLDGIQQLEG, from the coding sequence ATGAACAATCTCTTGAAATTCGTTCTTGTACCGCTCGTGATGATTGCCATCGTGGCTGCGAGTGCGGATTTCGCCGATGCGAAACGCCTTGGCGGCGGTCGCTCCTTCGGCGGAAGCAAGTCCTATCAGAACAGCTACACGAAGCCCGTATCGCCCACCCGGCAGTCCGCGACATCCGGCACCGGAATGGTGAACAATCAGCGCTCTCGCTTCGGAGGCTTCGGCGGATTCCTTGGCGGCATGCTCGCCGGATCGCTGCTTGGCTCGCTCTTCTTCGGCCATCCCTTTGCCGGTGGCGGATTTATGGATCTGATCATCCTCGGTGGCCTTGCGTTCCTGCTGTTCAAACTGTTCCGCAGGCGCAGTGCCTCTTCGCCCCAGTACGCCACGCAGGGGGCGGGCATGTCCTATGGCGGGGCCGGTCCCGATCCGGGGACGACGAGCTACCGCACAGGCGGACAGGATCAGGCCGCCAGCGGGTGGAGCACCCTCGGCGGCGGTGCCAGCGCGGCGCAGGAGCCGTCCGTGCCCGTGCCTCCGGGATTCGACGAGAAGGAATTTCTCGAAGGCGCGAAGGTCGCCTTCAGCCGTTTGCAGGGCTCGTGGGATGCGCGTGATCTCGAAGATATCGCCCAGTTCGTGTCCCCCGCCGTGCTCGCCGAAATCCGCGAGCAGGCGGCGCAGGACCCCACGCCGTCCAGAACGGAAATCCTCATGCTCAATGCCCGCCTTCTCGAAGTGCGGCAGGAGGGGCAGCGCACCGTGGCCACGGTCTTTTTCGACGTGTTCCTGCGCGAGAGTCCCGCCGCCGGGTCCGAACAGGTCCGCGAGGTGTGGCATTTCCTGCGCGAGGAAGGCGTCGCCGGGGATATGTGGCGTCTCGACGGCATTCAGCAGCTCGAAGGCTAG
- a CDS encoding methyl-accepting chemotaxis protein, giving the protein MRFRSMATGFMLTVVLVIITSVAAIVFYANRAVYQLEVDTNTEFMATLTGSIVTQLDDFIDKGSDVVTGLAMQSAVQNALVRNSSFGIDQQLQNMIRNNKAFEAVFMFNMNGKVVSGLNANGSDLRGMDVSGFSFVQGIANGDAAFIDRNLVRSPVSKHLTFCIAAPVSRGGELVGGVVASVDWEKFTQKVVTPVTIGTSGYAYMYDQNMRVIAHPDSKIILLDAPLEDFETTIRERQTGTLFYEYEGEGKVAVFSHHPGTGWIVVLTATERDLAAGATQVRNVLLGIGAVAVFVLAVLVMLLFRRRVITPLGRVGAFAEAVASGDLKAELSGEFRYEIADLARHIATMTGELKSKLAFAQGVLGGIAMPCAVADAEERLTFLNAAMVEAVGREGSSDDYLGRTTADFAFGDASRTTVLAKAIREKRQVTQEIDFVTHKGEKRVFSVVATPLYDLDGKVFGALTMWFDLTEVRMQQTAIEQKNALIEDVAHKASTVSDQVASASEELSAQVEQSSRGADQQRGMAAEAATAIEQMNASVLEVARNASAAAEIAERTRSTARKGVDVVGEVIHGFDRVHSGFLQVDESMKGLGTQAEGISTIVQVIEDIADQTNLLALNAAIEAARAGEAGRGFAVVADEVRKLAEKTMTATKEVGRAVHAIQDSTGRTMQDMSESGAIMKTLSGQTEEAVSSLRDILAMVEETSAQVQSIASAAEEQSAASEQISQSAGDINRIADETADAMTQSASAVTSLARLAGDLQELIGTMR; this is encoded by the coding sequence TCGTCACCCAGCTGGACGATTTCATCGACAAGGGCAGCGATGTCGTCACCGGACTGGCCATGCAGAGCGCAGTTCAGAACGCGTTGGTGCGTAACTCCTCGTTCGGCATCGACCAGCAGTTGCAGAATATGATACGCAACAACAAGGCATTCGAGGCCGTGTTCATGTTTAATATGAACGGAAAAGTCGTCTCGGGCCTCAACGCCAACGGTTCGGACCTGCGTGGCATGGACGTGAGCGGATTCTCTTTTGTGCAGGGCATCGCTAACGGCGACGCCGCGTTCATCGATAGGAATCTCGTTCGTTCGCCGGTTTCAAAGCATTTGACCTTCTGTATCGCCGCCCCCGTGTCGCGCGGTGGCGAGTTGGTTGGCGGCGTGGTGGCAAGCGTGGACTGGGAGAAGTTCACGCAGAAGGTCGTCACCCCTGTGACCATCGGCACCAGCGGCTACGCCTACATGTATGACCAAAACATGCGCGTGATTGCGCATCCTGATTCAAAAATTATTCTTCTTGATGCTCCGCTTGAGGATTTTGAGACCACAATCCGTGAGCGGCAGACCGGCACGCTGTTTTATGAATATGAAGGCGAAGGCAAGGTGGCGGTATTCAGTCATCACCCCGGCACCGGGTGGATTGTTGTTCTTACCGCCACGGAGCGCGATCTGGCGGCCGGGGCCACGCAGGTGCGTAACGTGCTCCTCGGCATCGGCGCCGTGGCCGTTTTCGTGCTCGCGGTTCTGGTTATGCTGTTGTTCCGACGCAGGGTCATCACGCCGCTCGGGCGTGTGGGCGCGTTTGCGGAGGCCGTGGCCTCGGGCGATCTGAAGGCTGAACTCAGCGGTGAATTCCGTTACGAGATAGCCGATCTGGCCCGCCATATCGCGACCATGACCGGCGAATTGAAGTCCAAGCTGGCCTTCGCGCAGGGGGTGCTTGGCGGCATTGCCATGCCGTGTGCCGTGGCCGACGCCGAAGAGCGGCTGACCTTCCTCAATGCCGCCATGGTCGAGGCCGTGGGCCGCGAGGGCTCCTCGGACGACTACCTTGGGCGGACCACAGCGGACTTCGCCTTTGGCGACGCGTCGCGCACCACGGTGCTGGCAAAGGCCATCCGCGAGAAGCGGCAGGTGACGCAGGAGATTGATTTCGTGACCCACAAGGGCGAGAAGCGCGTGTTTTCCGTGGTAGCCACGCCGCTTTACGATCTGGACGGAAAGGTGTTCGGCGCGCTGACCATGTGGTTCGACCTGACCGAGGTCCGCATGCAGCAGACGGCCATCGAGCAGAAGAACGCCCTCATCGAGGACGTGGCCCACAAGGCCAGCACGGTGTCCGATCAGGTTGCGTCCGCATCCGAGGAGCTTTCGGCGCAGGTGGAGCAGTCGAGCCGCGGTGCCGATCAGCAGCGCGGCATGGCCGCCGAGGCCGCGACCGCCATCGAGCAGATGAACGCCTCGGTGCTGGAGGTGGCCCGAAATGCCTCCGCCGCCGCTGAAATTGCGGAGCGCACCCGTAGCACGGCCCGCAAGGGTGTGGATGTCGTCGGCGAGGTCATCCACGGCTTCGACCGTGTCCATTCCGGTTTCCTTCAGGTGGACGAGTCCATGAAGGGGCTTGGCACGCAGGCCGAGGGCATCTCGACCATCGTGCAGGTCATCGAGGATATCGCCGACCAGACCAACCTGCTGGCGCTCAACGCGGCCATCGAGGCCGCCCGCGCAGGCGAGGCTGGACGCGGATTCGCCGTGGTCGCCGACGAGGTGCGCAAGCTGGCGGAGAAGACCATGACCGCCACCAAGGAGGTCGGGCGGGCCGTGCATGCCATTCAGGACAGCACCGGCCGCACCATGCAGGACATGTCCGAGTCCGGCGCGATCATGAAGACGCTGTCCGGTCAGACTGAAGAGGCCGTTTCCTCACTTCGTGATATTCTTGCCATGGTAGAGGAGACCTCCGCGCAGGTGCAGTCCATCGCCAGCGCAGCCGAGGAACAGTCCGCGGCTAGCGAGCAGATCAGCCAGTCCGCTGGCGACATCAATCGCATTGCCGACGAGACGGCCGACGCCATGACCCAGTCCGCATCGGCGGTGACGTCCCTTGCGCGTCTGGCTGGCGACTTGCAGGAACTCATAGGCACCATGCGCTAG
- a CDS encoding LytR/AlgR family response regulator transcription factor, producing the protein MSQLNVLLLHPDPLTRQSLRARLSGVEFLRVLGEAVSAFEALEMLEHIPYGVIVTGVALEGEADGFELAQMLSGRKHKPALVFIAEDEGPAFTAFEMGATDYLLWPVNEERFEKTVERLRQFRAHYKEIPVPAHWNDPDAEVDEEATVRVRLGEDEEDRFLKALSQAWEYTSQARQVDIEKLAVTMDGRTLLIPYNQVVFIEAYEDYSYVHTANQKFLTSYRLKNLEDRLRMFRFFRVHRKYLVNLDMVTEIASLPGSNFMLRTAGKTRIELPISRRRVAELKKMLGL; encoded by the coding sequence ATGTCCCAGCTGAACGTCCTGCTTCTGCATCCCGACCCGCTTACCCGGCAATCGCTACGCGCCCGCCTGTCCGGCGTGGAGTTTCTGCGCGTGCTGGGCGAGGCCGTTTCGGCCTTCGAAGCGCTCGAAATGCTAGAGCACATCCCCTATGGCGTCATCGTCACGGGCGTCGCGCTCGAAGGCGAGGCCGACGGCTTTGAGCTGGCGCAGATGCTTTCCGGTCGCAAGCACAAGCCCGCGCTGGTCTTCATCGCCGAGGACGAGGGACCGGCCTTCACGGCCTTCGAGATGGGGGCCACGGACTACCTGCTGTGGCCGGTGAACGAGGAGCGCTTCGAGAAGACGGTCGAGCGATTGCGCCAGTTCCGCGCGCACTACAAGGAGATTCCCGTTCCCGCGCACTGGAACGACCCCGACGCGGAGGTCGACGAGGAGGCCACGGTCCGCGTGCGCCTCGGCGAGGACGAGGAGGACCGCTTCCTCAAGGCGCTGTCGCAGGCATGGGAATACACGAGTCAGGCGCGGCAGGTGGACATCGAGAAGCTGGCCGTGACCATGGACGGCCGGACGCTGCTCATCCCGTACAATCAGGTGGTGTTCATCGAGGCCTACGAGGACTACTCCTACGTGCATACCGCCAACCAGAAATTTTTGACCTCCTACCGGCTGAAGAACCTTGAGGACAGGCTGCGCATGTTCCGGTTCTTCCGCGTGCACAGGAAGTATCTGGTCAATCTGGATATGGTGACGGAAATCGCCTCGCTGCCCGGCAGCAACTTCATGCTGCGCACGGCGGGCAAGACGCGCATTGAGCTCCCCATCAGCCGCAGACGCGTCGCCGAGCTAAAGAAGATGCTCGGCCTGTAG
- a CDS encoding TetR/AcrR family transcriptional regulator, whose product MTRQKILEAAARLFSERGFANTPTSLLAREAGISEGSIYRHFSSKDEIFLQLVREVRMRFETSLREALEDVQCRGGLEQVSCVLEVYAGFVRENERSFSLIFRDAPNRAGRGDDEVQMQLQAIHDFILDTITKGLTAASAEGAVRGDIDIRTTAAMVCSLVLGMTRMRYFGFLSDADVGPQAVRRNLEILLRSPGRG is encoded by the coding sequence ATGACCAGACAGAAGATTCTGGAAGCTGCGGCGCGGCTGTTCTCCGAAAGGGGATTCGCCAATACGCCGACGAGCCTGCTCGCCCGCGAGGCGGGCATCTCCGAGGGAAGCATCTACAGGCATTTCTCGTCCAAGGACGAGATATTCCTGCAACTGGTCCGCGAGGTTCGTATGCGTTTCGAGACGTCCCTTCGCGAGGCGCTCGAAGATGTGCAATGCCGGGGTGGGTTGGAGCAGGTGAGTTGCGTGCTTGAGGTCTACGCCGGTTTCGTGCGCGAGAACGAGCGGAGCTTTTCGCTCATCTTTCGCGATGCACCCAACCGTGCGGGGCGTGGGGACGACGAGGTGCAGATGCAGCTTCAGGCCATACACGACTTCATTCTGGACACCATCACCAAGGGGCTCACGGCCGCCTCGGCCGAAGGCGCGGTGCGCGGGGACATCGACATCCGCACCACCGCTGCGATGGTCTGTTCCCTTGTCCTCGGGATGACGCGCATGCGCTATTTCGGCTTTCTGTCGGACGCTGACGTGGGGCCGCAGGCGGTGCGGCGCAATCTCGAGATTCTTCTTCGTTCGCCCGGGCGCGGGTAG
- the acs gene encoding acetate--CoA ligase: MDHTGALDALLHEERVFRPLPQIVIEANVTPQNLQAAQAKADTDALAYWEDAAHELDWFKKWDRVLDDSDAPFYKWFPGAKCNIVYNALDRHIETGNKNKLALIWEGEPGDQRKYTYYELYRAVNRFANALRSLGIGRGDHVVLYMPLLPETVISMLAVAKIGAVHSMVHGGYSAKVLRERISDVQARLVITADGFYRNGKIVNLKNVVDEALTSASTECVETCVVAHRVTVDVEMHEPRDLWYDDLVRRERPEAPTEVMNADDPLFVLYTSGTSGTPKGIVHSHGGYMVGVNRTMSWVFDIKPTDIFWCTADAGWITGHSYVIYGPLVTGTTTVMYEGSSLYPQADRLWDVVDRYGVTILYTAPTLIRMLMRYGPQYPKRKDLSTLRLLGTVGEPCNPEAWVWLYKYIGRSECPIMDTWWQTETGMLMISPLPISLLKPGSVNKPLPGIAADIVDAQGNAVPAGTTGYLILRRPWPGMMRDVLGDSARLRSDYWERIPGGVYFAGDLARRDQDGYIWIEGRADDVMNIAGHRIGTVDVENALTSHRFVSEAAVIPVPDKIKGEVAKAFVILTPGWEDHFENLDELLKALRLHVQNEIGPVAELRAIEPRKTLPRTPSGKIMRRILRAEELGLNPAEVTTLLPDD, translated from the coding sequence ATGGACCATACAGGCGCCCTGGACGCATTGCTGCACGAGGAACGGGTCTTCCGTCCCCTCCCGCAGATCGTCATCGAGGCCAACGTCACCCCCCAGAATCTGCAAGCCGCGCAGGCCAAGGCCGACACGGACGCCCTTGCCTACTGGGAAGACGCCGCCCACGAGCTGGACTGGTTCAAGAAGTGGGACAGGGTCCTCGACGACTCCGACGCGCCGTTCTACAAGTGGTTCCCCGGCGCGAAGTGCAACATCGTCTACAACGCGCTGGACCGCCATATCGAGACCGGCAACAAGAACAAGCTGGCGCTCATCTGGGAGGGCGAACCCGGCGACCAGCGCAAGTACACCTACTACGAGTTGTACCGCGCGGTGAACCGCTTCGCCAACGCGCTGCGCTCCCTCGGCATCGGCCGGGGGGACCACGTGGTCCTCTACATGCCGCTTCTGCCCGAGACCGTCATCTCCATGCTGGCCGTGGCCAAGATCGGCGCGGTGCACAGCATGGTCCACGGCGGCTATTCGGCCAAGGTTCTGCGCGAGCGCATAAGCGACGTGCAGGCCCGGCTGGTCATCACCGCCGACGGCTTCTACCGCAACGGCAAGATCGTGAATCTCAAGAACGTGGTGGACGAGGCGCTGACCTCGGCCAGCACGGAATGTGTGGAAACCTGCGTGGTGGCCCACAGGGTGACCGTGGACGTGGAAATGCACGAGCCGCGCGACCTGTGGTACGACGATCTCGTGCGCCGCGAGCGCCCCGAGGCCCCGACCGAAGTCATGAACGCGGACGATCCGCTGTTCGTGCTCTACACCTCGGGCACCAGCGGCACGCCCAAGGGTATCGTCCATTCCCACGGCGGCTACATGGTGGGCGTCAACCGCACCATGAGCTGGGTCTTCGACATCAAGCCCACGGACATCTTCTGGTGCACGGCGGACGCGGGATGGATCACCGGCCACAGCTATGTGATCTACGGTCCCCTCGTCACGGGCACCACCACGGTCATGTACGAAGGCTCGTCCCTATATCCGCAGGCCGACCGCCTGTGGGACGTGGTAGACCGCTACGGCGTCACCATCCTCTACACCGCGCCCACGCTCATCCGCATGCTCATGCGCTACGGCCCCCAGTATCCCAAGCGCAAGGACCTCTCGACCCTGCGCCTTCTGGGCACCGTGGGCGAGCCGTGCAATCCCGAGGCGTGGGTATGGCTGTACAAGTACATCGGCCGCTCGGAGTGCCCCATCATGGACACGTGGTGGCAGACGGAAACGGGCATGCTAATGATAAGCCCCCTGCCCATCTCGCTGCTCAAGCCGGGGTCGGTGAACAAGCCGCTGCCCGGCATCGCTGCGGACATCGTGGACGCACAGGGCAATGCCGTGCCCGCCGGAACCACGGGCTATCTGATCCTGCGCCGCCCGTGGCCGGGCATGATGCGCGACGTGCTGGGCGACTCCGCGCGCTTGCGCAGCGACTACTGGGAGCGCATCCCCGGTGGCGTGTATTTCGCGGGCGATCTGGCCCGGCGCGATCAGGACGGCTACATCTGGATCGAGGGCCGCGCCGACGACGTCATGAACATCGCCGGGCACCGCATCGGCACGGTGGACGTGGAAAACGCGCTGACCTCCCACCGCTTCGTGAGCGAAGCGGCCGTCATCCCCGTGCCGGACAAGATCAAGGGCGAGGTGGCCAAGGCCTTCGTCATCCTCACCCCCGGCTGGGAAGACCATTTCGAGAACCTCGACGAACTGCTCAAGGCCCTGCGCCTGCATGTGCAGAACGAGATTGGCCCCGTGGCCGAACTGCGGGCCATCGAGCCACGCAAGACCCTGCCCAGAACTCCCTCCGGAAAGATCATGCGCCGCATCCTGCGCGCCGAGGAACTCGGGCTGAATCCCGCCGAGGTCACCACCCTTCTCCCCGACGACTGA
- a CDS encoding EAL domain-containing protein, producing MKTIRAKISAVVAVVSLFMLLSSLGVAYVIYADGFADLERRDVLRNLTRARNALDAEIGGLTALCRDWAWWDDTYDFMSEHDEEYVSSNLAMSTFDEQRLEFILYIDRDGALYEGRVADVETGKFRPLPQHLNDAIRSGRLLVTSPQSGEGVSGLLILDGHLYIVSSQSILTSDLKGPGAGVLVMGRRFGPELVRDLAARTRLHLDLRMLNDPTLPEDMRKQAARPGHVEPVEDGMIRGVVTVADLYGTRSLLLAVTMPREVYGLGMSVLRYHLAGIAVSVLIMAVLSLLLLDRLVVSRLAYLSGQVAGIAASSTYVDSVDMAGEDEIGSLAMDINRMLAQLRENEQFFGQILHHLRVGVVIVDESTLVVMEINPHALSLLGLSRTDVVGHRCRDVFCPTMGAACPLVAEHGVREAEEVEPLVRKVRRSDDVLVSVVKTAASVTWKGRRCILETLVDVTELEAAQTALREAEELYRTVFMNTGSASILIDDDTTIRLVNPEFEKLVGRGAAEVEGKVSWMDIFHEEDVPRMLEFHRRRRVDPMSVPRVYESRLYDRQGNVHDVSMTVALVPGERVSVAAITDITEHKKAEARLVRQAFYDELTDLPNRQLLMERLQRAIDTAHREGGLVGLLLLDLDDFKLVNDNLGHSSGDRVLRMVADRLCEVLRRKDTVARIGGDEFLVLVDDAHDTDTFAHLATAINDRFSKPFRVQDSDIYLGFSIGISVYPDDGSSDPEGMVRNADMAMYQAKRTGRNSFSMFTADLNERAMKRLSLEGELRTALDHRNFVVHYQPQVDLVTGEVAGAEALVRWMRPDGTMVPPGDFIPVAEETGLVVPLDLWVMEEAVRRAVVWREEGVSAFKVSVNLSARHFATGNLVEKVEDILTRAGLPPSQLGVEVTETLLMQNMQAAVDVLTRLSGLGVRVLLDDFGTGYSSLAYLSRLPIDTLKIDRSFVLDISGGDSEGDVVARGILSLAANLGLTVVAEGVETMKQVDFLKAHGCPYAQGYLFSKPLPHMEFRKLFQRGSIFPSTKET from the coding sequence ATGAAAACGATTCGGGCCAAGATTTCAGCGGTGGTCGCCGTCGTCAGCCTGTTCATGCTGCTGTCGTCTCTTGGTGTCGCCTATGTCATATACGCCGATGGGTTCGCCGATCTCGAACGGCGGGATGTGTTGCGCAACCTCACCCGGGCCAGAAACGCCCTTGATGCGGAAATAGGCGGATTGACCGCGCTGTGCCGCGACTGGGCGTGGTGGGACGACACCTACGACTTCATGAGCGAGCACGACGAGGAATACGTGTCGTCGAACCTCGCCATGAGCACCTTCGACGAGCAGCGGCTCGAATTCATTCTCTATATCGATCGTGACGGGGCGCTGTACGAGGGGCGCGTTGCCGATGTCGAGACCGGGAAGTTCCGCCCCCTTCCGCAACACCTGAACGATGCCATTCGCTCCGGCAGACTGCTCGTGACCTCGCCCCAGTCTGGCGAGGGCGTCTCCGGTCTTCTGATTCTCGACGGCCATCTTTACATCGTCAGTTCGCAGTCCATTCTCACTAGTGATCTGAAGGGCCCCGGAGCCGGAGTCCTCGTCATGGGGCGCAGGTTCGGCCCGGAACTCGTGCGCGATCTGGCGGCCCGCACGCGCTTGCATCTTGATCTGCGCATGCTGAACGACCCCACCCTGCCCGAGGACATGCGCAAACAGGCGGCCCGTCCCGGCCATGTCGAGCCGGTGGAAGACGGCATGATCAGGGGCGTGGTTACCGTCGCCGATCTGTATGGAACGCGGTCCCTCCTGCTGGCCGTGACGATGCCCCGCGAGGTGTACGGACTGGGCATGTCCGTGCTGCGCTATCATCTGGCTGGCATTGCGGTGTCGGTGCTCATCATGGCGGTACTTTCCCTGCTGCTGCTTGATCGGCTGGTGGTGTCCCGCCTTGCCTATCTGAGCGGGCAGGTTGCGGGGATCGCCGCCAGTTCGACCTATGTGGACAGTGTGGACATGGCCGGAGAGGACGAGATCGGCAGCCTGGCCATGGACATCAATCGCATGCTGGCTCAACTGCGGGAGAATGAGCAGTTCTTCGGACAGATACTGCATCATCTGCGGGTCGGCGTGGTCATCGTGGACGAATCGACGCTCGTGGTGATGGAGATCAACCCCCATGCGTTGTCCCTTCTGGGCTTGTCCCGGACGGACGTGGTGGGCCACCGCTGCCGCGACGTGTTCTGTCCGACCATGGGCGCGGCATGCCCATTGGTCGCCGAGCACGGCGTGCGCGAGGCCGAGGAGGTCGAGCCGCTGGTGCGCAAGGTGCGCCGAAGCGACGACGTCCTCGTGAGCGTGGTCAAGACCGCGGCCTCCGTGACGTGGAAGGGACGTCGCTGCATCCTTGAGACGCTGGTGGATGTCACGGAACTTGAGGCCGCGCAGACAGCGCTTCGCGAGGCCGAGGAGCTGTACCGGACCGTGTTCATGAATACCGGGTCCGCCTCGATCCTCATCGACGACGATACGACCATCCGTCTCGTCAATCCGGAGTTCGAGAAGCTGGTGGGGCGTGGCGCGGCGGAGGTCGAGGGCAAGGTGTCGTGGATGGACATCTTCCACGAGGAGGATGTTCCCCGCATGCTCGAATTCCATCGCAGGCGCCGTGTCGATCCGATGTCCGTTCCGCGCGTCTACGAGTCGCGGCTCTATGACAGACAAGGCAATGTCCACGACGTGAGCATGACCGTGGCTCTGGTGCCGGGAGAGCGGGTCAGCGTGGCCGCCATCACGGACATTACAGAGCACAAGAAGGCCGAGGCCCGTCTGGTGCGGCAGGCATTCTACGACGAACTCACGGACCTGCCCAACCGCCAGCTACTCATGGAGCGTTTGCAGCGGGCCATCGATACAGCACACCGCGAGGGCGGGCTGGTGGGCCTTCTGTTGCTCGACCTCGACGATTTCAAGCTGGTCAACGACAACCTCGGGCATTCGAGCGGCGACCGCGTGCTGCGCATGGTGGCCGATCGCCTGTGCGAGGTGTTGCGCCGCAAGGACACCGTGGCCCGCATCGGCGGCGACGAATTTTTGGTGCTGGTCGACGACGCTCACGATACGGATACCTTCGCCCACCTCGCCACGGCCATCAACGACCGCTTTTCGAAACCCTTCCGCGTGCAGGACTCGGACATCTATCTCGGGTTCAGCATCGGCATATCCGTGTACCCCGACGATGGCAGCTCCGATCCCGAGGGCATGGTCCGCAACGCGGACATGGCCATGTATCAGGCCAAGCGCACCGGACGGAACTCGTTTAGCATGTTCACGGCGGATCTGAACGAACGCGCCATGAAGCGTCTGTCCCTTGAGGGCGAGCTACGTACGGCACTCGATCATCGCAATTTCGTGGTCCACTACCAGCCGCAGGTCGATCTGGTCACGGGCGAGGTTGCCGGGGCCGAGGCCCTCGTGCGCTGGATGCGGCCCGACGGGACCATGGTGCCGCCCGGAGACTTCATCCCCGTGGCGGAGGAAACTGGGCTGGTGGTGCCTCTCGATCTATGGGTGATGGAGGAGGCCGTGCGCCGCGCTGTGGTGTGGCGCGAGGAGGGCGTGTCCGCATTCAAGGTTTCCGTGAATCTCTCCGCGCGACATTTCGCCACTGGCAATCTGGTGGAAAAGGTGGAAGACATCCTGACGCGTGCCGGGCTGCCGCCGTCGCAGCTTGGGGTTGAGGTGACGGAGACGCTGCTCATGCAGAATATGCAGGCGGCCGTGGACGTGCTGACACGTCTGTCGGGGCTCGGGGTGCGCGTGCTGCTCGATGACTTCGGAACCGGGTATTCCTCGCTGGCCTACCTGAGCCGCCTACCCATCGACACCCTCAAGATCGACCGCTCCTTCGTCCTCGACATTTCGGGCGGGGATAGCGAAGGCGACGTGGTGGCGCGCGGCATTCTCTCTCTTGCGGCGAATCTGGGACTCACCGTCGTGGCCGAGGGCGTGGAAACCATGAAGCAGGTGGATTTTCTCAAGGCGCACGGCTGCCCCTACGCGCAGGGGTACCTGTTCTCCAAGCCGTTGCCGCACATGGAGTTTCGCAAGCTGTTCCAGCGTGGAAGCATCTTCCCGTCCACGAAGGAGACGTAG